In Campylobacter sp. RM16187, the DNA window AAAGCCGTAAGTTCCCATCTTAAGCAAGACCGCTGCAAGCAACACAGAGCCTATAGTTGGGGCTTGACCGTGAGCGTAAGGAAGCCAGGTATGAAACGGAAACATTGGAGTTTTTACCGCAAAGGCGATAAAAAACGCTAAAAATAGCCAAATTTGAGTATTTAAAGGAAGTTTTAAATTTTGCCAATCAACTATAGAAAAGCTCCAAATGCCATTTATCTTATAGTGCAGATAAGCCATCGCCAAAATAGCTACCAGCATAAACACTGAGCCAAAAAATGTATATATGAAAAATTTAATCGCAGCGTAAATTCTATTCCCGCTTCCCCAAGCGCCTATTATATATAGCATAGGTAATAAACTAAGCTCCCAAAATATATAGAATAAAATCGCATCAAGAGCCAAAAATACACCCATCATCGTCATCTCTAAAAATAAAATCGATATGATAAGATGTTTTAAATTTCCTTTTAAATTTAAAGATATAAGCCCGATAAGAGTCGTGAACGAGCTTAAAATAACCAAGAATAGTGAAATTCCATCAACTCCGACAGTATAATTTACATTTAAAAATCCAATCAAAGAGATATGATTTATCAGGCTAAATTCCTGAGACACTCCACTAAAACTAAACCACATAAAAAGAGTCAATAAAAATTCTATAAAGGCTATACAAACTCCGTAAACCTTAATACTCTTCTCATCTATCAAAAAACCAAGCATCGCAGCAAGAGCCGGAAAAAATATTATCAAACTAAGCATTTACGGCCTTTGTAAATAAAAATGCAAGAGTGAGCAAAATAACAAATCCAAGCACCATCAATCTAAGCATTATACTTAGATCCCCGCTTTGCATATTATCTGAAAATTTAGCCAGAGAATGGATCGATTTTGCGATAAAATCAACACTTCTATCTATTATAGCCTCGTCAAATTTTCTGCATATTCTTGATACTATCTGATAACATCGTACAAAAAATCTATCATAAATTTGAGGTATATAGTATTGTCGCTCTAAAATTTTATAAACCCAAAATTCTGTAACATCCCCTTTGAAAATCCCTTTTTTATATGCAAATACGGCAAAACCGGTTGAAAGAGAAACTATCAAAAGTGTAAAAATTACCATCAAATTTCTAGTGCCGTCTTGAATATCAAATAGATAATCTGGTAAAACTATAGTTGAAATGATCTCAAATTTGTGCTCTAAAAATCCTGCCAAAAATGACATTATCACAAGAGGCGCAAGAGAAATTATAGTAGATCTGTTCGCCTCATGCGGATGGTGCTCAAATTTGCTATCTGTAAAAAATACAAGCATTATAAGTCTAAAGCTATAAAATGCCGTCATGGCGGCTGTGATTAAAAGAATGGCATATATGATAAAATTTCCTTCGCTAAACGCTACTTCTAAAATTTTATCTTTAGAGAAGAATCCTGCAAACGGATAAAATCCAGCCAAAGCAACAGAGCCGATTACCATAAATATAGCAGTTATCTTCATAAATTTATAAAGCCCGCCCATCTTTTTAATATCAAGCTCATCATTCATCGCATGCATTACATTACCAGCGCACAAAAACAACAATGACTTAAAAAAGGCATGCGTGGCAAGATGAAACAGCGCTATCCAGTAAGCTCCCAGCCCTGCGGCTACAAACATATAACCAAGCTGAGATAGCGTAGAATAGGCTATTATCTTTTTCAAATCTCTATTAACTATGGCCATTGATGCAGCAAATATCGCTACAAAAGCACCAAGATAGGCTATAAAGCTACTAATTTCTGGAGTAAGAGCAAAAATTTCATTGGCTCTAATAACCAAATAAACTCCGGCGGTTACCATCGTAGCGGCATGAATGAGTGCCGATACTGGAGTTGGACCCTCCATTGCGTCTGCAAGCCAAGTATGAAATGGAAATTGAGCACTCTTGCCCATCGCACCCACAAATAAACAAGCCGCAATTAGTATTATCAGATAAGAATCAGCGCTTGAGAGCATACTAAAAACTTCATCATATCTTACGCTTCCAAACTCTTGATATATCAGAAATATTCCTATTAGCATAGCCAGATCCGCTACTCTATTCATTATAAAGGCTTCATTTGCCGCCCAGCTTGCACTCTGCTTTTTATACCAAAAGCCAATTAGCAACCAAGAGCATAATCCCACGCCCTCCCAGCCTATAAATAGCCCGATAAAATTATCGCTCATTACAAGTATTAGCATAGAGAAGACAAACAGCCCAAGATAGCTAAAAAATCTATTAAATCCAGCATCATTATGCATATAGCTTATAGAATAGATATGCACTACACCTGCTACTATACCGACAACAGACATCATTATGACGCTTACTTCATCTATAATAAAGCTAAATTCGCTCTCAAATCCGCCCGCTACGATAAAATCTTTAAGATAAATCTCAATCTCTCCGCCAACTATTACCAAATTTAAAAATATCAACGAAGATACCGTGCTTAAAGCTATAAGAACAGAGCATATTACTCCCACAAAATTCATCTGTCTTGAGTGTGAAAAAATACCGGCAAATATTGCAGAGACAAGCGGTAAAAATAGCGAAACTAGAAACAAAACAGCTTGATTCACGACCCTCTCCTCATGCTCTTCATGCTTGAAATCTCTATAGAGCCTGTCTTTTTATACCAAAGCACCAAGAGTCCAAGCCCTACCGCTACCTCGC includes these proteins:
- the nuoL gene encoding NADH-quinone oxidoreductase subunit L, whose amino-acid sequence is MNQAVLFLVSLFLPLVSAIFAGIFSHSRQMNFVGVICSVLIALSTVSSLIFLNLVIVGGEIEIYLKDFIVAGGFESEFSFIIDEVSVIMMSVVGIVAGVVHIYSISYMHNDAGFNRFFSYLGLFVFSMLILVMSDNFIGLFIGWEGVGLCSWLLIGFWYKKQSASWAANEAFIMNRVADLAMLIGIFLIYQEFGSVRYDEVFSMLSSADSYLIILIAACLFVGAMGKSAQFPFHTWLADAMEGPTPVSALIHAATMVTAGVYLVIRANEIFALTPEISSFIAYLGAFVAIFAASMAIVNRDLKKIIAYSTLSQLGYMFVAAGLGAYWIALFHLATHAFFKSLLFLCAGNVMHAMNDELDIKKMGGLYKFMKITAIFMVIGSVALAGFYPFAGFFSKDKILEVAFSEGNFIIYAILLITAAMTAFYSFRLIMLVFFTDSKFEHHPHEANRSTIISLAPLVIMSFLAGFLEHKFEIISTIVLPDYLFDIQDGTRNLMVIFTLLIVSLSTGFAVFAYKKGIFKGDVTEFWVYKILERQYYIPQIYDRFFVRCYQIVSRICRKFDEAIIDRSVDFIAKSIHSLAKFSDNMQSGDLSIMLRLMVLGFVILLTLAFLFTKAVNA
- a CDS encoding NADH-quinone oxidoreductase subunit M; this encodes MLSLIIFFPALAAMLGFLIDEKSIKVYGVCIAFIEFLLTLFMWFSFSGVSQEFSLINHISLIGFLNVNYTVGVDGISLFLVILSSFTTLIGLISLNLKGNLKHLIISILFLEMTMMGVFLALDAILFYIFWELSLLPMLYIIGAWGSGNRIYAAIKFFIYTFFGSVFMLVAILAMAYLHYKINGIWSFSIVDWQNLKLPLNTQIWLFLAFFIAFAVKTPMFPFHTWLPYAHGQAPTIGSVLLAAVLLKMGTYGFVRFSLPMFPDASVELFNIVAILAIVMVIYTALIAYAQDDMKQVIAYSSISHMGVIVLGIFAMNVEGISGAIFMMISHGVVSGALFLLVGIIYERRHTKMIGEFGGLASVMPKYALVFCVIMLGSIGLPLTIGFVGEFLSLVGIFKANFIYAILGGIGIIVGAIYMLNLFRKVFYGVCDKEENLELKDLNLRELITLVPLCLLVIYLGVSPNIMLKPIDMSVNQMMVKMYNKSLKSETKEFIANSNRIGGGQ